Proteins from a single region of Fodinibius sp. Rm-B-1B1-1:
- a CDS encoding alpha-ketoacid dehydrogenase subunit alpha/beta has translation MIQPKTETSDDQALTLYKNLLLPRRIEERMLKLLRQNKISKWFSGMGQEAISVGVTSALSDQDYLLPMHRNLGLFTTRGVDLYTLFCQLLGKADGFTGGRDRSFHFGVPEKRIVGMISHLAATMPVADGLALASKLRNEEFVAASFCGDGGTSEADFHEALNLAAVWELPAIFVIENNGYGLSTPTSEQYACDDLVDRAKGYGMHGVKIDGNDVFEVMDAVADARNHALNNGPVFIEAKTFRMRGHEEASGTFYVPDEKFERWGEKDPIDRLARWLTSEQVVSGDDELAAIQDEVDESFLPELDRALEADEPTFDLEEQTGRIFTPVQLPDKTANSDSTSEKRFVDAIQFSLRQAFEENEDFLIMGQDIAEYGGVFKITEGFTEQFGKDRIRNTPIIESGALGAALGLAMEGFKPIVEMQFADFISCGFNQIINNIAKGQYRWMPPLNITIRAPHGAGVGAGPFHSQSPESWFMQHPGLKIVVPSSVDDAQNLLYSALHDPNPVLFFEHKKLYRSIREITPDHCIPEELGKAKIVRKGTDATIITYGMGVHWAQEIVDEYQDQGVDIEIVDLRCLAPLDMETISRSVAKTNKVLLLQEPSTKLGPMSEISSLITEECFEELDAPVMRCSSLDMPVPFSPKLEKHYLADNRLKDTLSQLIQY, from the coding sequence ATGATTCAGCCGAAAACGGAAACTTCCGACGATCAAGCCCTCACTCTTTATAAAAACCTGCTTCTTCCCCGCCGTATTGAAGAGCGCATGCTTAAGCTACTGCGACAGAATAAAATCAGTAAGTGGTTTTCTGGTATGGGACAAGAGGCTATATCAGTAGGCGTCACCTCTGCCCTTTCCGATCAGGATTACCTGTTGCCTATGCACCGTAATCTGGGACTTTTTACTACTCGTGGTGTCGACCTATATACACTTTTTTGTCAACTTTTGGGAAAGGCCGATGGCTTTACGGGCGGACGTGATCGCTCGTTCCACTTTGGTGTGCCCGAAAAGCGCATTGTGGGAATGATCTCGCATCTCGCAGCCACCATGCCTGTTGCAGATGGATTGGCCCTTGCCTCGAAACTCCGCAACGAAGAATTTGTAGCCGCCAGCTTTTGTGGGGATGGTGGGACCAGCGAGGCCGATTTCCACGAAGCCTTAAATCTGGCAGCGGTGTGGGAACTCCCGGCTATATTTGTAATCGAAAATAATGGATATGGGCTCTCAACGCCCACCAGCGAACAATATGCCTGTGATGATTTGGTAGATCGTGCTAAAGGGTACGGCATGCATGGCGTAAAAATTGACGGCAATGACGTTTTTGAAGTTATGGATGCAGTTGCTGATGCTCGCAATCATGCCTTAAACAACGGTCCGGTATTTATCGAGGCCAAGACCTTTCGGATGCGCGGACACGAAGAAGCCTCCGGGACTTTTTACGTGCCCGATGAAAAGTTTGAACGTTGGGGCGAAAAAGATCCTATCGACCGTTTGGCCAGATGGCTAACATCAGAACAGGTTGTTTCGGGGGATGATGAGTTAGCTGCTATCCAGGATGAAGTTGATGAATCGTTTCTTCCCGAATTAGATCGGGCTCTTGAGGCTGATGAACCTACTTTTGATTTAGAAGAACAAACCGGACGAATTTTTACTCCAGTTCAACTACCGGATAAAACAGCTAATAGCGATTCTACTTCTGAAAAACGCTTTGTGGATGCAATCCAGTTTTCGCTGCGCCAAGCATTTGAGGAGAATGAAGACTTCCTCATTATGGGTCAGGATATTGCCGAGTATGGCGGCGTTTTTAAGATTACTGAGGGGTTTACTGAGCAGTTTGGCAAAGATCGAATCCGCAACACTCCTATTATTGAATCGGGCGCTCTCGGGGCTGCGCTGGGATTAGCCATGGAAGGATTTAAACCAATTGTAGAAATGCAGTTTGCCGATTTTATCTCCTGTGGATTTAATCAGATCATCAACAACATAGCCAAGGGACAGTATCGTTGGATGCCGCCTCTCAACATCACGATCCGGGCGCCTCATGGTGCGGGCGTTGGCGCAGGTCCGTTTCACTCACAGTCACCCGAAAGCTGGTTTATGCAACATCCGGGACTAAAAATTGTCGTTCCTTCTTCAGTGGATGATGCTCAAAACCTATTGTATAGCGCACTACACGATCCCAATCCTGTGCTGTTTTTCGAGCATAAAAAGCTCTATCGCAGTATTCGAGAGATTACACCTGATCACTGTATCCCAGAAGAACTCGGTAAAGCTAAGATTGTCCGTAAAGGAACCGATGCTACCATTATCACCTACGGAATGGGCGTACACTGGGCGCAGGAGATAGTCGATGAATACCAAGACCAAGGAGTTGATATTGAAATTGTTGATTTGCGATGCCTGGCTCCGCTGGATATGGAAACCATCAGCCGATCAGTAGCCAAAACCAATAAGGTACTGCTTCTGCAAGAGCCCTCGACTAAACTGGGACCTATGAGCGAAATTTCTTCCTTAATTACCGAAGAATGCTTCGAAGAATTGGATGCTCCGGTTATGCGCTGTTCATCACTGGATATGCCTGTGCCCTTTAGTCCCAAGCTGGAAAAACATTATTTGGCAGATAACCGGTTGAAAGATACTTTGAGCCAGCTAATCCAGTATTAA
- a CDS encoding DMT family transporter, with translation MFLSKNRLAYFYVFLGAALWGVIGLFIDRLAQADFSALQIVTLRVVSASAMLMMFVGFKDAKLLKIDLKDSMSFIGTGIFSIVFFNWAYFTAIEEVSLSIAVILLYTGPAFVIILSRIFFGEPMTGRKVGALVLTLLGCVLVIKVFPITADRLSWYGLLVGLGSGFGYAFYSIFGKHALQKYHPLTVITYTFVFASIVMLPTSGITIEIKQLASVDVWLQILGLGFFPTALAYYLYTVGLSMVESGRASIAATVEPLVATLLGVWIFNDVLTSFQIIGMLFVLSAVVLVQFRGRVKADLKQY, from the coding sequence TTGTTTCTATCTAAAAACCGCTTAGCTTATTTCTACGTCTTTTTGGGGGCCGCACTATGGGGTGTTATTGGGCTTTTTATTGATCGTCTTGCACAAGCTGATTTTTCTGCTTTGCAAATCGTAACGCTTCGGGTGGTTAGCGCCTCAGCCATGCTTATGATGTTTGTCGGATTTAAAGATGCGAAACTATTAAAAATAGATCTCAAAGATTCGATGAGCTTTATTGGGACGGGGATTTTCAGCATCGTCTTTTTTAACTGGGCCTATTTTACAGCTATTGAAGAGGTGTCTCTTTCAATAGCCGTTATCTTACTATATACCGGACCTGCTTTTGTGATAATTTTGTCACGTATTTTCTTTGGTGAACCAATGACAGGGCGCAAGGTTGGGGCGCTTGTTTTAACACTATTGGGATGTGTACTGGTTATTAAGGTTTTCCCCATTACGGCAGATCGCCTTTCGTGGTATGGACTGTTAGTAGGGCTGGGGTCAGGTTTTGGCTATGCGTTTTACAGCATTTTTGGCAAACACGCGCTCCAAAAGTATCATCCACTCACCGTCATCACCTATACTTTTGTATTTGCTTCCATAGTGATGTTACCAACGAGTGGAATTACCATAGAAATAAAGCAGCTGGCATCTGTAGATGTTTGGCTGCAAATTTTGGGGTTGGGATTCTTTCCTACAGCACTGGCGTATTATTTATACACTGTGGGACTATCAATGGTTGAAAGCGGCCGGGCTTCCATTGCCGCCACTGTAGAACCCTTGGTGGCAACGTTACTGGGTGTTTGGATCTTTAATGATGTTCTGACCAGCTTCCAGATTATCGGAATGCTTTTCGTATTATCTGCCGTTGTGTTGGTTCAGTTTAGGGGTAGAGTAAAAGCAGATTTAAAACAATATTAA
- a CDS encoding DUF1499 domain-containing protein — MYQQSTSKWALASVGFSIAAAITIILAGYGYQWNWWGLGTAFTWLLPGSGVLALIGFSLAVIFGFARRNEPKMGGAGLVALGVILSIGVMGTIGYWFTEAQKYPPIHDISTDIENPPTFKAIVPLRADASNDTTYGDAEKANIQREAYPDIETLYLDVGYNEAFDRALTAAQQMPWEEIVAQDREAGIIEAYDKLPWFGFIDDVVIRVDTAQTNSESKIDVRSVSRIGRGDIGVNAHRIRNYLQAVRNR; from the coding sequence ATGTATCAGCAATCAACTTCAAAATGGGCGTTGGCAAGTGTTGGATTTAGCATCGCAGCTGCAATAACAATAATACTTGCGGGATATGGATACCAGTGGAATTGGTGGGGACTGGGCACTGCCTTTACGTGGCTGCTGCCCGGTAGTGGAGTATTAGCTCTTATCGGTTTTTCACTGGCAGTGATATTTGGATTTGCCCGCAGGAATGAGCCCAAAATGGGTGGGGCCGGACTTGTGGCACTGGGGGTGATTCTTAGCATTGGGGTAATGGGAACGATCGGCTACTGGTTCACCGAGGCTCAGAAATATCCGCCTATCCATGACATCAGTACGGATATTGAAAATCCCCCTACCTTTAAAGCGATTGTACCATTGCGTGCCGATGCGTCCAACGATACTACCTACGGCGACGCAGAAAAAGCAAACATACAGCGGGAAGCTTATCCTGATATCGAAACGTTATACCTGGATGTTGGATATAATGAGGCCTTTGATCGCGCCCTCACTGCTGCACAGCAGATGCCGTGGGAAGAAATCGTGGCACAGGATCGAGAAGCTGGAATTATTGAAGCATACGATAAGCTGCCGTGGTTTGGTTTTATTGATGATGTGGTTATTCGTGTTGATACTGCACAAACGAATAGTGAAAGTAAAATTGATGTACGTTCAGTATCACGCATTGGCCGTGGTGATATTGGCGTCAATGCCCATCGCATTCGGAATTACCTCCAAGCAGTACGAAATCGATAG
- a CDS encoding ScyD/ScyE family protein, which yields MSELTSENDYRNRTRGKFLISLIFSCLFLLLISCSDSTVNTAETASHTEKLVSLNKIDHNSFLSSGNFSGLASKTNKSPVRSSQKIKSEGFVSPLFSLTTAPNGDILVADAGAGIITLDGTDDIPLPGVTDMSPIGRGSMWAIKGLTGEPGEETGQALYRVSQGKNRVIADLFAFEQEYNPDGATLIDSNPFDVHSFDGQTALVVDAAGNDLLRIDNQGHIEVVAVFPNELVSTSNVKSLVGCPMGPAGICGLPDEISAQPVPTSIAVGPDGSYYIGELKGFPAPTGESNIWRISPDASDVMCGAGPDCMKAFDGGFTSIIDMSFDDQGNLYVVELDENSWFALEIGSGILAGGTINKCDLEAGTCVEVASGIPILTAITFGNDGTLWATRNALIPGAAEVFMVE from the coding sequence ATGAGTGAACTAACATCTGAGAATGACTATCGAAATAGAACGAGAGGGAAATTTTTAATATCTCTGATATTTTCCTGTCTTTTTTTGTTGCTGATATCATGTTCTGACAGTACGGTAAATACTGCTGAAACCGCTTCTCATACTGAAAAACTGGTTTCGTTGAATAAGATAGACCATAACAGTTTCTTGAGTAGTGGGAATTTTAGTGGATTAGCAAGTAAAACAAATAAGTCCCCAGTCAGATCTTCACAAAAGATAAAAAGTGAAGGATTCGTATCTCCGCTGTTTAGCTTGACTACGGCGCCAAACGGAGACATACTGGTTGCAGATGCCGGTGCGGGTATAATAACACTTGATGGTACTGACGATATACCGCTGCCCGGAGTTACTGATATGAGTCCAATCGGACGCGGATCAATGTGGGCTATAAAGGGATTGACTGGAGAGCCAGGTGAGGAAACCGGACAGGCCCTTTACAGGGTTTCACAAGGTAAAAATAGAGTAATCGCTGATCTTTTTGCTTTTGAACAGGAGTATAATCCTGACGGTGCCACACTTATTGATTCCAATCCTTTTGATGTCCATTCTTTCGATGGGCAGACTGCATTGGTAGTAGATGCTGCAGGTAATGATTTGCTCAGGATAGATAATCAGGGTCATATTGAAGTTGTTGCTGTATTTCCAAACGAGCTGGTTTCGACATCCAATGTCAAAAGTCTTGTAGGTTGTCCAATGGGTCCTGCAGGTATTTGTGGATTACCGGATGAAATCTCTGCACAACCTGTTCCAACCAGTATAGCAGTGGGACCTGACGGCTCTTATTATATTGGAGAACTCAAAGGATTCCCCGCTCCAACCGGTGAGTCTAATATCTGGCGGATTTCACCTGATGCTTCGGATGTTATGTGCGGTGCCGGTCCGGATTGTATGAAGGCTTTTGATGGAGGTTTCACTTCTATTATTGATATGTCATTCGACGATCAGGGAAATTTATATGTAGTAGAACTTGATGAGAATAGCTGGTTTGCACTTGAGATAGGATCAGGGATTCTCGCAGGAGGGACAATCAATAAGTGTGATTTAGAAGCAGGAACCTGCGTTGAAGTAGCTTCAGGAATTCCCATACTGACTGCGATCACCTTTGGAAATGACGGCACGCTTTGGGCCACAAGAAATGCCCTTATTCCTGGAGCAGCTGAAGTCTTTATGGTTGAATAA
- a CDS encoding cupin domain-containing protein, whose amino-acid sequence MESEEQNRILDFGGFPGRWEIIHSTAETDGEYLEMRFEINSTTGDSPPVHIHPKAEESYEVLSGTLEVKVKGEWKQVHTGEKHSVSPGTPHTFRNKEPVELINVHQPALEYERFFRRFQKLVTEQGVNLPPNNFKSFLLLGMLFSAHEQEVISVKPPQFVMRILSGLGKSLGYQLPK is encoded by the coding sequence ATGGAATCTGAAGAACAGAATAGAATTTTAGACTTTGGTGGTTTTCCCGGTCGATGGGAAATTATCCATTCGACCGCAGAAACTGATGGTGAGTATTTGGAGATGCGTTTTGAGATTAATTCAACAACTGGAGATTCACCCCCGGTGCACATCCATCCCAAAGCTGAAGAGAGTTATGAAGTATTATCTGGCACATTGGAGGTAAAAGTTAAAGGTGAATGGAAACAGGTACATACCGGCGAAAAGCACAGTGTATCTCCAGGCACTCCACATACATTTAGAAACAAAGAACCTGTGGAATTAATAAATGTGCACCAGCCTGCCCTTGAATACGAACGTTTTTTTCGAAGATTTCAAAAACTTGTTACCGAACAGGGCGTGAACTTACCTCCAAATAATTTTAAGTCATTCCTGCTATTGGGTATGCTATTTTCAGCCCACGAACAAGAGGTTATTTCCGTAAAACCACCACAGTTCGTTATGAGAATATTGTCAGGATTAGGTAAATCGCTGGGGTATCAACTCCCTAAGTAA
- the recC gene encoding exodeoxyribonuclease V subunit gamma — protein sequence MLKFYYGTELEKLADKLFNELDDQKPQNPLAKETFVVQNNGIGQWLSLRMARQEGIAANLTFEFPSERIWSLIRQCNPDIPEDLPSDRGPMTWTLMNLLSDPDFLDEFEKLHHYIRSEDPEQQAMRSWKLASKIADVFDQYLMYRPQMILGWEEGKDTTQNSTAEKWQAQLWCRLMTYWENNYEGDALHRAQLLQELWDKIDNGNLGTDSIPDRISVFGVSSASPAFIKTMVKLSKCTEVHFYHLAINPKAKASEDFQNPLLQSFGTEGVHFMSLFSKYVKAEQKVADNRQWTQVGNTKDSTDTLFEVIQKDVTKDHPPSKGKEELEHIDSSIQVHNCHSPMREVEVLYDQLLALLDKNPSLDPEDILIMTPDIERYSPMIEAVFGTPDEGQPEIPYAIADRSVTQSDSITQTFTQILNVVESRFKVTDVLDLLDSNAIRTKFELTEDHLNRIEQWVSDNKIRWGIDGENKKQIGLPQSDHFTWRSGLRRVLLGYMMRPSEDQLYDNIFAYNEIERSEDADLAGRLSAFLNHLFEINETVDKPKTPDEWQNIFNRVFDDLLPDSRDFFWEVSQIRETINALVEHARLGGHQQKISFAIIRRWLDERLQKKSTGGGRIGQGVTFCSLMPMRSIPFSVIGMIGMNEDAFPRSSIPIEFDLMHLDTQVGDPVQAQEDRYLFLENLLSARTNLYFSYVGQSNRQDAEFPPSVVMEELIDILEQHYGIDLNDLVQKHRLQAFSPKYFTDKNFFSYSDTQKKVSQRLDDSTAEGTPFFDEKLPEPDEEWKRLSINNLISFFQHPAKFLLQHRLGIYLQEEEVITDDREPFVLSGLESYQVGQELLDRFFKNKSLDDYHKNVQARDLLPEGWSGERAFNKQVHEVKEFGHNIKEVLDQQHIEDLEVDINVGDFHVVGTLSDMYQKARISYRFGSMRPKDVIDLWIQHLLLQKVKPDSHPGISRLFTRHKRKSFVEHRLRPVENSELVLEQLLERYWQGLQDNCYFFPDASFAYAEKVCFNNEDKESGLSKAYGKWKREYSSYPGEGEDPYNKLLLGDKNPLETEQFQKVSELFWDPFFESIIGEL from the coding sequence ATGCTCAAATTCTATTACGGAACAGAACTCGAAAAATTGGCCGACAAGCTTTTTAATGAGCTGGATGACCAAAAGCCTCAAAATCCACTTGCCAAAGAGACATTTGTGGTCCAGAATAATGGTATTGGTCAGTGGTTATCACTGCGAATGGCCAGGCAGGAGGGTATTGCAGCGAATCTAACATTTGAATTTCCTTCCGAGCGAATATGGAGTCTCATTCGGCAGTGTAATCCCGACATCCCCGAAGATCTTCCGTCGGATCGTGGTCCCATGACGTGGACGCTGATGAACTTATTGAGCGATCCCGATTTTTTGGATGAATTCGAGAAATTGCACCATTATATCAGATCTGAAGACCCGGAGCAGCAGGCGATGCGATCCTGGAAATTAGCTTCCAAAATTGCGGATGTTTTCGATCAGTATCTAATGTATCGTCCCCAAATGATTTTGGGTTGGGAAGAGGGAAAAGATACGACTCAAAATAGTACGGCCGAAAAATGGCAGGCCCAGTTGTGGTGTCGGTTAATGACCTACTGGGAAAATAATTATGAAGGCGATGCCTTGCATCGGGCACAGCTGTTACAAGAACTTTGGGACAAAATTGATAATGGTAATTTAGGCACTGACAGTATACCCGATCGCATTTCGGTTTTTGGGGTCTCATCAGCATCGCCGGCTTTTATTAAAACGATGGTTAAGCTGTCGAAATGTACCGAAGTCCATTTCTACCATTTAGCTATCAATCCAAAAGCTAAAGCAAGCGAGGATTTTCAAAATCCATTACTACAGTCATTCGGGACAGAGGGCGTACATTTTATGTCGCTGTTTTCGAAATATGTAAAGGCGGAGCAAAAGGTAGCTGATAATAGACAATGGACTCAGGTTGGAAATACCAAAGATTCTACAGATACCTTATTTGAGGTTATACAGAAGGATGTAACTAAGGACCATCCTCCATCAAAAGGAAAGGAGGAACTTGAACATATTGATAGCTCTATTCAGGTACATAACTGCCACAGTCCCATGCGAGAGGTAGAAGTGCTTTACGATCAGCTTCTGGCCTTGCTCGATAAAAATCCATCGCTTGATCCAGAGGATATTCTGATTATGACACCAGATATCGAAAGGTATAGTCCGATGATTGAGGCGGTGTTTGGAACGCCGGATGAGGGACAACCGGAAATTCCTTATGCGATTGCCGATCGCAGCGTGACCCAAAGTGATTCCATTACACAAACGTTCACACAGATTCTAAATGTAGTTGAAAGTCGGTTTAAAGTTACTGACGTTCTCGACTTGTTGGATTCAAATGCGATCCGAACAAAATTTGAACTGACCGAAGATCATTTAAATCGGATTGAGCAGTGGGTTTCTGACAACAAAATACGCTGGGGCATAGATGGTGAGAACAAAAAACAGATAGGGCTGCCTCAGAGCGATCATTTTACCTGGCGCTCGGGATTGCGGCGTGTCTTGCTGGGATATATGATGCGACCCTCAGAGGATCAATTGTATGATAATATTTTTGCCTACAATGAGATTGAGCGTTCGGAAGATGCGGATTTGGCCGGACGCCTGTCTGCTTTTTTGAATCACCTGTTTGAAATAAACGAAACTGTTGATAAACCAAAGACGCCTGATGAGTGGCAAAATATTTTTAACAGAGTATTTGATGATTTGTTGCCGGATTCTCGCGATTTCTTTTGGGAGGTATCGCAAATTAGGGAGACTATAAATGCCCTTGTTGAACATGCCCGGTTAGGCGGACATCAGCAAAAGATATCATTTGCAATTATACGTCGTTGGTTAGATGAACGTCTACAAAAGAAGTCAACCGGAGGAGGACGCATTGGTCAAGGAGTAACGTTTTGCTCGCTGATGCCCATGCGAAGCATCCCATTTAGCGTCATTGGTATGATTGGGATGAATGAAGATGCTTTCCCACGTTCCAGCATCCCCATAGAGTTTGATCTGATGCACTTGGATACGCAAGTCGGAGACCCCGTACAAGCACAGGAAGACCGATATCTTTTTTTAGAAAACCTGCTTTCCGCTCGAACAAACCTCTACTTCAGTTACGTAGGGCAAAGCAATCGTCAGGATGCGGAGTTTCCGCCTTCAGTAGTAATGGAAGAGCTTATCGATATACTGGAGCAGCATTATGGCATTGATCTCAATGATCTTGTGCAAAAGCATCGTTTGCAGGCATTTAGTCCCAAGTATTTTACGGATAAAAACTTTTTTAGCTATTCTGATACCCAGAAAAAAGTAAGTCAACGGTTGGATGATTCTACGGCTGAAGGAACCCCATTTTTTGATGAAAAACTTCCTGAACCAGACGAAGAGTGGAAACGGCTTTCTATCAATAATTTGATCAGTTTCTTTCAGCATCCCGCAAAATTTTTACTACAACATCGGTTGGGAATATATTTGCAAGAAGAAGAGGTGATTACCGATGATCGTGAACCGTTCGTATTATCAGGGCTTGAAAGTTATCAGGTTGGACAGGAATTATTGGATCGTTTTTTTAAGAATAAATCACTGGATGACTATCATAAAAATGTGCAAGCTCGTGACTTATTGCCCGAGGGATGGAGCGGGGAACGAGCTTTTAATAAGCAGGTACATGAGGTAAAAGAGTTTGGCCATAATATCAAAGAAGTGTTAGATCAGCAGCATATCGAAGACCTCGAAGTAGATATAAACGTTGGTGACTTTCATGTCGTTGGAACCTTATCAGATATGTACCAAAAGGCGCGTATCTCATATCGATTTGGAAGCATGCGTCCTAAAGATGTGATTGATTTATGGATACAACATCTCCTGTTGCAAAAAGTAAAACCAGATAGTCATCCGGGCATAAGCCGACTTTTTACTCGGCACAAGCGCAAAAGCTTCGTAGAACACCGCCTGAGACCGGTAGAAAATTCTGAATTAGTATTAGAGCAGCTTCTTGAGCGATATTGGCAAGGACTACAGGATAACTGTTACTTTTTTCCGGATGCTTCTTTTGCGTACGCCGAAAAAGTTTGTTTCAACAATGAGGATAAAGAATCGGGATTATCTAAGGCCTATGGCAAATGGAAGCGCGAATATAGCTCTTATCCCGGAGAAGGGGAAGATCCCTATAATAAATTGCTGTTGGGGGACAAAAATCCACTGGAAACGGAGCAATTTCAAAAAGTGTCGGAATTGTTTTGGGACCCGTTCTTTGAATCAATAATAGGGGAATTGTAG